A section of the Falsibacillus pallidus genome encodes:
- the uvrA gene encoding excinuclease ABC subunit UvrA has protein sequence MGIDKIIVKGARAHNLKNIDITIPRDKLVVLTGLSGSGKSSLAFDTIYAEGQRRYVESLSAYARQFLGQMDKPDVDSIEGLSPAISIDQKTTSKNPRSTVGTVTEIYDYLRLLYARVGRPICPIHEIEITSQTVEQMVDRILEHPERTKLQILAPMVSGRKGTHAKALEEIKKQGYVRVRIDNELRDLGEEIELEKNKKHSIEVVIDRIVIKEGISARLADSLETALKLGDGRVIIDVIGEEELLFSEHHACPICGFSIGELEPKMFSFNSPFGACPSCDGLGTKLEVDEELVIPNWDLSLKEHAIAPWEPTSSQYYPQLLEAVCNHYGIDMNIPVKDIPKSLFDKVLYGSGKDEIYFRYENDFGQVRENYIQFEGVIPNVERRYKETSSDYIREQMEKYMAQQNCPSCKGHRLKPESLAVKVDQKHIGEVTSFSIEEAEEFFKGLQLSEKEMKIANLIMREICERLGFLVNVGLDYLTLSRAAGTLSGGEAQRIRLATQIGSRLTGVLYILDEPSIGLHQRDNDRLIETLKNMRDIGNTLIVVEHDEDTMAAADYLIDVGPGAGVHGGQIVSAGTPEEVMNDDNSLTGQYLSGKKFIPLPIERRKNDGRFIEIKGAKENNLKNVNVKFPLGSFVSVTGVSGSGKSTLINDILHKSLAQKLHNAKSKPGEHKEIKGIEHLDKVIDIDQSPIGRTPRSNPATYTGVFDDIRDVFASTNEAKVRGYKKGRFSFNVKGGRCEACRGDGIIKIEMHFLPDVYVPCEVCHGKRYNRETLEVKYKGKNIADVLEMTIEDAVEFFENIPKISRKLQTIYDVGLGYMTLGQPATTLSGGEAQRVKLASELHRRSTGRSLYILDEPTTGLHVDDIARLLVVLQRLVENGDTVLVIEHNLDVIKAADYIVDLGPEGGDKGGTIIATGTPEKIAKSPESYTGKYLAPILQRDRDRMKKRLEAQEKDKVTS, from the coding sequence ATGGGAATAGATAAAATCATTGTTAAAGGAGCAAGGGCTCACAATCTTAAAAATATTGATATTACCATCCCGAGGGATAAGCTTGTAGTATTGACCGGCCTTTCCGGATCAGGGAAATCCTCGCTTGCTTTTGATACGATCTATGCAGAGGGTCAGCGGCGCTATGTCGAGTCCCTGTCTGCCTATGCCCGCCAATTCCTTGGGCAAATGGACAAGCCGGATGTAGACTCCATCGAAGGGCTTTCTCCGGCCATCTCTATCGATCAAAAAACGACGAGCAAGAATCCGCGGTCCACAGTCGGGACTGTGACAGAAATCTATGATTATTTGAGATTGCTATATGCTCGGGTGGGGCGGCCAATCTGTCCTATACATGAAATTGAGATTACTTCCCAGACCGTCGAGCAGATGGTGGACAGGATCCTGGAACATCCTGAACGCACTAAACTGCAAATTTTGGCGCCGATGGTTTCAGGAAGAAAAGGCACTCATGCCAAGGCGCTGGAAGAGATTAAAAAGCAGGGATATGTCCGCGTCCGGATTGACAACGAACTCCGTGACCTTGGGGAAGAAATCGAACTTGAGAAAAATAAGAAACATTCAATAGAAGTAGTGATTGACCGAATCGTGATCAAAGAAGGCATTTCTGCAAGGCTTGCAGATTCATTGGAAACGGCTTTGAAACTCGGGGATGGACGCGTCATCATCGACGTCATCGGAGAAGAGGAGCTGCTTTTCAGCGAACATCATGCATGTCCGATCTGCGGATTCTCTATCGGGGAATTGGAACCGAAGATGTTTTCCTTCAACAGTCCGTTTGGCGCATGTCCAAGCTGCGACGGATTGGGAACAAAACTGGAAGTAGACGAAGAATTGGTCATTCCCAACTGGGACCTGTCGCTAAAGGAACACGCGATTGCTCCATGGGAGCCGACAAGCTCTCAATATTACCCGCAGCTGCTGGAAGCGGTCTGCAATCATTATGGAATCGACATGAACATCCCAGTGAAAGATATTCCAAAGTCCTTATTTGATAAAGTTTTATATGGATCTGGCAAAGACGAAATCTATTTCCGCTATGAAAACGATTTTGGACAGGTTCGGGAAAATTACATCCAATTTGAAGGCGTCATCCCAAATGTTGAGCGCCGATATAAAGAAACAAGTTCAGATTACATCCGCGAGCAAATGGAAAAATATATGGCTCAGCAAAATTGTCCGTCTTGTAAAGGACACCGCTTGAAGCCTGAGAGTTTGGCTGTAAAAGTCGATCAGAAGCACATTGGTGAAGTGACTTCTTTCTCTATTGAAGAAGCAGAAGAATTTTTCAAAGGACTTCAGCTATCTGAAAAAGAAATGAAGATTGCCAATCTTATTATGAGAGAGATCTGCGAGCGTTTAGGCTTCCTCGTGAATGTCGGGCTCGATTATTTGACCCTCAGCAGGGCTGCCGGGACGCTTTCCGGTGGAGAAGCACAGCGGATCAGGCTTGCAACCCAAATCGGATCTAGGCTTACAGGGGTTCTATATATCCTTGATGAACCATCCATCGGTCTACATCAGCGGGACAATGACAGGCTGATTGAGACCCTTAAAAATATGAGGGATATCGGAAATACGCTGATTGTCGTTGAACATGATGAGGATACGATGGCTGCGGCGGATTATTTGATAGATGTCGGACCAGGGGCAGGGGTGCACGGCGGACAGATCGTTTCTGCCGGGACGCCTGAAGAAGTCATGAATGACGATAATTCCTTGACAGGGCAATATCTCTCAGGGAAGAAATTCATCCCTCTTCCAATCGAAAGAAGAAAGAATGATGGAAGATTCATTGAAATCAAAGGTGCAAAGGAAAACAATCTTAAAAACGTGAATGTGAAATTTCCGCTCGGCAGCTTTGTGTCTGTTACGGGTGTATCAGGTTCAGGAAAAAGCACCCTGATCAATGATATTCTTCATAAGTCACTTGCCCAAAAGCTTCATAATGCTAAGAGCAAGCCTGGCGAGCATAAAGAAATTAAAGGGATTGAACATCTGGATAAAGTCATCGACATTGACCAGTCCCCGATTGGACGCACGCCAAGGTCCAATCCGGCGACCTATACAGGCGTATTCGATGATATCCGCGACGTATTCGCCTCAACGAATGAAGCGAAAGTCAGGGGCTACAAAAAAGGCCGTTTCAGCTTCAATGTAAAAGGCGGCCGCTGTGAAGCCTGCCGCGGGGATGGAATCATCAAAATCGAGATGCATTTCCTGCCGGATGTCTATGTCCCTTGTGAAGTTTGCCATGGGAAACGCTATAACCGCGAAACCCTGGAAGTGAAATACAAAGGGAAGAATATTGCAGATGTTCTTGAGATGACTATTGAGGATGCAGTTGAATTCTTTGAGAATATCCCAAAAATCAGCCGTAAGCTCCAAACGATATATGATGTCGGTTTAGGCTACATGACACTGGGCCAGCCCGCAACGACGCTCTCAGGTGGGGAAGCCCAAAGGGTGAAGCTTGCGTCTGAACTGCACAGGCGTTCAACCGGACGGTCCCTCTATATCTTAGATGAGCCAACGACCGGCCTGCATGTCGATGATATTGCACGTTTGCTTGTGGTCCTTCAGCGCCTGGTCGAAAATGGAGATACCGTCTTAGTCATCGAGCACAATCTCGATGTCATCAAAGCGGCTGACTACATTGTCGACCTTGGTCCGGAAGGCGGCGATAAAGGCGGCACCATTATCGCAACCGGCACACCGGAAAAGATTGCGAAAAGCCCTGAATCGTATACCGGAAAGTATCTGGCTCCGATCCTTCAGCGTGATCGCGACAGAATGAAAAAAAGGCTCGAAGCCCAAGAAAAAGATAAAGTGACTTCCTGA
- a CDS encoding DUF4870 domain-containing protein: MESNKALSALCYFSIFFAGFLLPLIVFFVSSDPEVKKHAKSSFLSHIIPLAAVPFMLAALIFDQQAFQPDGGFPVFIIVSLIVSFILTVSVVVWNVYKGIKVLI, translated from the coding sequence ATGGAATCAAATAAGGCATTATCGGCATTGTGCTACTTCAGCATTTTCTTTGCAGGCTTTCTGCTGCCGCTGATTGTGTTTTTTGTATCAAGCGATCCTGAAGTGAAAAAACATGCAAAATCATCGTTTCTCTCGCATATCATTCCGCTGGCAGCTGTTCCTTTTATGCTGGCCGCTTTGATTTTTGATCAGCAGGCATTTCAGCCGGACGGGGGATTTCCAGTCTTTATCATCGTTTCTCTGATTGTATCGTTTATTCTGACAGTATCTGTTGTGGTTTGGAATGTGTATAAAGGGATAAAAGTACTTATTTAA
- a CDS encoding DUF4097 family beta strand repeat-containing protein codes for MNERKRILDMVEKGTLSAKEALLLLEALEEAETVREQKESDIINEISREVDRKGRDSRSSYDRDKYSQQFNGAKDKLMDFMNTALQKIKDFEFDFQFGQSAEVSHVFEEKNAVISYVDIDVANGKVDIQSWDQDDLRIECEAKVYRTEDEEEAKTTFLKNTLFSVENGKLRYSTQLKWMKVDTTIFVPKAEYEKLNVRIFNGAFSSKGLNAKDFTAKSANGKINLTGLHTENLEVETANGHITIEESKSAKLEAETINGALKVNGEYQKLDLQSFNGNVVCKLSNQDADSISVKTVTGNVDIYVPDELAMEGELKTNLGSFKLELEGMNVLEEKSEMAQKQLRFQRKGLTESPLHILADAKTGSIFIKKVDSTNLNPKQA; via the coding sequence ATGAACGAACGTAAACGTATTTTGGATATGGTTGAAAAGGGAACGCTGTCTGCCAAGGAAGCACTGCTGCTTTTAGAGGCGCTTGAAGAAGCTGAAACAGTCCGTGAGCAGAAAGAATCGGATATTATCAATGAAATTTCCCGTGAAGTAGATAGAAAAGGAAGAGATTCACGCAGTTCCTATGATCGAGATAAATACTCTCAGCAGTTTAACGGGGCAAAAGATAAATTAATGGATTTTATGAATACAGCCCTTCAAAAAATAAAAGATTTCGAGTTCGATTTCCAATTCGGCCAGTCAGCTGAGGTTTCGCATGTATTTGAAGAGAAAAATGCGGTCATTTCTTATGTTGATATTGATGTGGCAAATGGAAAGGTGGACATTCAATCCTGGGATCAGGATGATCTTCGAATCGAATGTGAAGCGAAAGTTTATCGGACTGAAGATGAGGAAGAGGCGAAAACCACTTTCTTGAAAAACACCTTATTCTCTGTGGAAAATGGGAAGCTTCGCTACTCGACGCAATTAAAATGGATGAAAGTGGATACAACCATTTTTGTTCCAAAAGCTGAATATGAAAAATTGAATGTACGCATCTTTAATGGAGCGTTTTCTAGCAAAGGTTTGAATGCCAAAGATTTCACAGCTAAATCTGCCAATGGGAAAATCAATTTGACTGGTCTTCATACCGAAAACCTTGAGGTCGAAACAGCCAATGGCCATATTACCATTGAAGAAAGCAAATCAGCGAAGCTTGAGGCAGAAACCATCAATGGTGCGCTGAAAGTCAATGGGGAATATCAAAAGCTGGATCTTCAATCCTTCAATGGAAACGTCGTTTGCAAACTGTCCAATCAGGATGCGGATTCAATCAGCGTGAAAACGGTCACTGGGAATGTGGATATTTATGTTCCTGATGAATTGGCCATGGAGGGTGAATTAAAAACCAATCTGGGCAGTTTCAAACTTGAGCTGGAGGGAATGAATGTACTAGAGGAGAAAAGTGAAATGGCTCAAAAGCAGCTTCGCTTCCAGCGCAAAGGATTGACAGAATCTCCTCTTCACATCTTAGCAGATGCGAAAACTGGATCCATATTCATAAAAAAAGTGGATTCGACGAATCTTAATCCTAAACAAGCATAA
- a CDS encoding PspC domain-containing protein, which yields MKKMARSRSNRKIAGVLGGLSKSVGIDANVLRVIFIILLFPTGFFPMAITYGLLVFILPNEEDVIR from the coding sequence ATGAAAAAGATGGCACGCTCACGTTCTAACCGCAAGATTGCAGGGGTATTAGGGGGATTGTCCAAATCTGTCGGAATCGATGCAAACGTCCTTCGGGTGATTTTCATCATCCTGCTTTTCCCGACCGGCTTTTTCCCGATGGCCATCACCTATGGGCTGCTTGTCTTTATACTTCCGAATGAAGAGGATGTCATTAGGTAA
- a CDS encoding phage holin family protein, whose amino-acid sequence MRWIAGILLNALLFIALAGFFEGFHVSGFGAAVTASIILSLLNVLVRPILIVLTLPITILSLGLFLFVINAITLVLTERIMGSAFEIDGFGMAILAAVILSVANIIIQKAVMEPWKERK is encoded by the coding sequence ATGAGATGGATTGCAGGAATATTATTGAACGCACTATTGTTTATCGCGTTAGCGGGGTTCTTTGAAGGATTCCATGTCTCGGGGTTCGGCGCAGCTGTGACAGCAAGCATCATTCTTTCCTTATTGAATGTGCTTGTCCGTCCTATACTGATTGTCTTGACGCTGCCGATCACCATACTTTCCCTGGGACTTTTCTTATTTGTCATCAACGCCATCACGCTGGTGCTTACGGAGAGAATCATGGGGAGTGCCTTCGAAATTGACGGTTTTGGCATGGCTATATTGGCAGCAGTCATTTTGTCCGTCGCCAACATCATCATTCAAAAGGCAGTCATGGAACCTTGGAAAGAACGAAAATGA
- a CDS encoding N-acetylmuramoyl-L-alanine amidase produces MKLMLDAGHGYGTPGKSTPDGFPEYAFNRKVAMYAKNLFETYEGIEVYLPHSDYEDVPLSERTERANSLKMDCYVSIHANAFGDGSEWTSPEGIETYVYVTKPKEAMMLANAVQSKLVKETGRQNRGVKTANFHVLRETKMTAILVECGFMTNKIEGYLLQMDPYQQQCATAIAEAIASFYHLSNKPGTCIPN; encoded by the coding sequence ATGAAATTGATGCTCGATGCAGGACACGGATACGGCACCCCTGGTAAAAGCACCCCTGACGGATTCCCGGAGTATGCCTTCAATCGGAAGGTCGCCATGTATGCAAAGAATCTTTTCGAGACTTATGAAGGGATTGAAGTATATCTCCCCCACTCTGACTACGAAGATGTCCCGCTTTCTGAAAGGACGGAACGGGCAAATTCGCTGAAAATGGACTGCTATGTATCCATCCATGCCAATGCTTTTGGCGACGGCTCAGAATGGACCTCGCCTGAAGGAATTGAAACCTATGTTTATGTAACCAAACCGAAAGAGGCAATGATGCTCGCAAATGCTGTCCAATCTAAGCTGGTGAAAGAGACCGGCAGGCAAAACCGAGGTGTTAAAACAGCCAACTTCCATGTCCTTCGTGAAACGAAAATGACAGCCATTCTGGTGGAGTGCGGGTTTATGACAAATAAAATAGAAGGGTACCTCCTTCAAATGGACCCTTATCAGCAACAATGCGCCACAGCCATAGCAGAAGCCATCGCTTCCTTTTACCATTTATCAAATAAGCCAGGAACCTGTATTCCAAATTAA
- the hprK gene encoding HPr(Ser) kinase/phosphatase produces MAKVRAKDIIETFGLELVSGEEGVDRPITTSDLSRPGLEVAGFFDYYPAERVQLLGKTELSFFERLGDSDRKIRMEKLCADVTPAIIITRDLEVPAELIEASERCAVPVLKSDMKTTRLSSRLTNYLEGKLAPTTAVHGVLVDIYGVGVLITGKSGVGKSETALELVKRGHRLVADDCVEIRQEDTDTLIGSSPELIEHLLEIRGLGIINVMTLFGAGAVRTHKRITLIVDLEIWDKTKHYDRVGLDEEKMKIIDTEVTKLTIPVRPGRNLAVIIEVAAMNYRLKRMGVNAAEQFTNRLAGAIQDGDE; encoded by the coding sequence GTGGCTAAAGTTCGAGCGAAAGATATTATAGAAACATTCGGTTTAGAGCTGGTCAGCGGGGAAGAAGGCGTGGACCGTCCGATCACCACGAGTGATTTATCCCGGCCGGGCCTCGAAGTAGCAGGCTTTTTTGATTATTATCCTGCTGAGCGTGTTCAGCTGCTGGGAAAAACCGAGCTTTCCTTTTTTGAAAGGCTGGGCGATTCCGATAGAAAAATCCGCATGGAAAAACTATGTGCGGATGTGACGCCGGCCATCATCATTACAAGGGATCTCGAAGTTCCAGCTGAGCTGATCGAAGCTTCGGAAAGATGCGCTGTCCCTGTCTTGAAGTCCGATATGAAGACCACCAGGCTATCGAGCCGATTAACCAATTATCTCGAAGGGAAGCTGGCACCAACCACTGCTGTCCATGGCGTCTTGGTAGATATTTATGGAGTGGGTGTACTGATCACGGGGAAAAGCGGCGTCGGTAAAAGTGAAACCGCATTGGAACTAGTGAAAAGGGGACATCGACTTGTGGCTGATGACTGTGTGGAAATTCGCCAGGAGGATACAGACACATTGATTGGCAGCTCACCTGAATTGATTGAACACCTGCTTGAAATCAGGGGACTCGGAATTATCAATGTCATGACCCTATTCGGTGCCGGAGCAGTACGGACCCATAAACGGATCACCTTGATTGTCGATCTTGAAATCTGGGATAAAACAAAACATTATGACCGGGTCGGCCTGGACGAGGAAAAAATGAAAATTATTGATACTGAAGTCACTAAGCTTACTATTCCAGTAAGACCTGGACGCAACTTGGCTGTCATTATTGAAGTGGCAGCGATGAACTACCGTCTGAAGAGAATGGGTGTAAATGCCGCTGAGCAGTTTACGAACAGGCTGGCAGGGGCCATTCAAGACGGGGACGAGTAA
- the lgt gene encoding prolipoprotein diacylglyceryl transferase: MNSNLKPLNPIAFHLGPLEVHWYGIIIGCGIALALFLVIREGERRGLPKDTYADLLIWAIPISIICARAYYVLFEWGYYAKHPNEIVQIWNGGIAIHGALIGAIITTLIFCRKKGISFWKVADIAAPSIIIGQAIGRWGNFMNQEAHGGEVTRRFLENLHLPEFIINQMYIDGHYYHPTFLYESIWDFVGFIILMSLRKVNLKRGELFLSYVIWYSIGRFFVEGMRTDSLMLTNTLRMAQVISIVLVVVCIILWVVRRATGMARHRYKDLEN; encoded by the coding sequence ATGAATTCTAATTTAAAACCGCTTAATCCAATTGCCTTTCATTTAGGGCCGTTGGAAGTTCATTGGTATGGCATCATCATCGGATGCGGAATTGCACTTGCGCTATTCCTGGTCATCCGTGAAGGTGAAAGAAGAGGACTTCCGAAAGATACATACGCAGATCTTCTCATTTGGGCTATTCCGATTTCGATCATCTGCGCCCGGGCGTACTATGTGTTATTTGAATGGGGCTACTATGCGAAGCACCCGAATGAAATTGTTCAGATCTGGAATGGCGGGATTGCCATCCACGGTGCATTGATCGGGGCAATCATCACAACGCTTATTTTCTGCCGAAAAAAAGGCATCTCTTTTTGGAAAGTGGCAGATATCGCAGCGCCGAGCATCATCATCGGACAGGCGATCGGCCGATGGGGGAACTTCATGAACCAAGAGGCCCATGGCGGAGAAGTGACACGCCGCTTTTTGGAAAACCTCCATTTGCCGGAGTTCATCATCAATCAAATGTATATCGATGGTCATTACTACCATCCAACATTTTTATATGAATCCATCTGGGATTTCGTTGGGTTCATCATATTGATGTCATTAAGAAAAGTAAACTTGAAGCGCGGGGAGCTATTCCTCAGCTATGTCATCTGGTATTCAATCGGCCGCTTCTTCGTAGAAGGAATGAGGACGGATAGTCTTATGCTGACAAACACACTGAGAATGGCTCAGGTCATTTCCATTGTACTTGTCGTCGTTTGCATTATTCTATGGGTTGTACGCCGAGCGACAGGAATGGCTCGTCATCGCTATAAAGATTTAGAGAATTAA
- a CDS encoding nucleoside recognition domain-containing protein translates to MGATIQRGFLAGLKTSWTLGKIIFPITLIVVFLQYTPLLPWIIKLISPLMGWLGLSGDAAIPIVLGIFLNLYAGIAGVLSLSLTVKEVFIIAVMLSFAHNLLIESSVAVKVGVKPWIVLTVRLGLAILSAVIIQLVWHGGGEIAQYGFAKVQAVDVHGFWEILWLALKKATLGIGQLIMIVVPLMIGIQILKDKMWLAVFSKWVSPFTRMLGMKENTSTTLAAGLLFGLAYGAGVMFQAVKEDGVSQKDVTLAFIFLVACHAVVEDTLIFVPLGINVLPLLGIRLATATILTLIVGWIWSRRQAKAIKGSGIST, encoded by the coding sequence ATGGGGGCAACGATTCAAAGGGGATTCCTTGCTGGATTGAAAACGTCTTGGACCCTCGGGAAAATTATTTTTCCCATCACGTTGATAGTCGTCTTTCTGCAGTACACTCCATTGCTTCCTTGGATCATCAAATTGATTTCCCCTTTAATGGGATGGCTCGGACTCAGCGGAGATGCGGCCATCCCCATTGTATTGGGGATTTTTTTGAATTTATATGCAGGGATTGCAGGGGTGCTGTCGCTTAGTTTGACGGTGAAAGAGGTTTTCATCATTGCGGTGATGCTATCTTTTGCCCATAATCTGCTTATTGAATCATCCGTGGCAGTAAAAGTCGGTGTGAAGCCATGGATTGTATTGACTGTAAGGCTTGGGTTGGCCATTTTGTCGGCAGTCATTATCCAGCTCGTTTGGCACGGCGGAGGAGAAATTGCCCAATATGGATTTGCCAAGGTGCAGGCAGTAGATGTCCATGGATTTTGGGAAATACTATGGCTAGCATTGAAGAAAGCCACTCTTGGGATCGGCCAGCTCATCATGATTGTCGTCCCTTTGATGATTGGCATTCAAATTTTGAAGGATAAAATGTGGCTTGCAGTCTTTTCGAAATGGGTCAGTCCATTTACGAGGATGCTCGGAATGAAAGAGAACACATCAACCACCTTGGCTGCAGGACTCCTTTTTGGATTGGCATACGGAGCAGGCGTTATGTTCCAGGCGGTCAAAGAGGACGGTGTAAGCCAAAAAGATGTGACGCTTGCATTCATATTCCTGGTGGCATGCCATGCGGTTGTTGAGGATACCCTCATATTCGTACCGCTTGGAATCAATGTCCTGCCGCTGCTCGGCATCAGGCTCGCGACTGCTACCATCCTGACCCTCATTGTGGGATGGATTTGGTCCAGAAGACAAGCAAAAGCAATTAAAGGAAGTGGAATCAGCACATGA
- the ppaX gene encoding pyrophosphatase PpaX, translating into MNKRITTVLFDLDGTLIDTNELIITSFMHTLNHYYPDQYSREDVLPFMGPPLSETFGELNPENTEEMIQHYRDFNLTHHDDLVEEFEGAYEAVKGLKEAGIKLGIVSTKSRNGVIKGLKLMNLFDFFDVIVTLDEVNAPKPDPEPVLLALSQLGSSPDEAIMVGDNHHDILGGKNAGTLTAGVAWTAKGREHLLQFEPDFILDEMSDILKVVGVNP; encoded by the coding sequence ATGAACAAAAGGATAACGACCGTCCTTTTTGATTTGGATGGTACACTAATCGATACAAATGAATTAATCATCACGTCGTTTATGCATACCTTGAACCATTACTATCCGGATCAATATTCCCGGGAAGACGTTCTCCCTTTTATGGGTCCGCCGCTCTCGGAGACTTTCGGAGAGTTGAACCCTGAAAATACGGAGGAAATGATTCAGCACTACCGCGACTTCAATTTGACGCACCATGATGATTTGGTGGAAGAATTCGAAGGGGCATATGAAGCTGTAAAAGGATTGAAGGAAGCTGGGATTAAACTAGGAATTGTTTCAACTAAGTCAAGAAACGGCGTCATCAAAGGATTGAAATTGATGAACTTGTTCGATTTCTTCGATGTCATCGTGACCCTTGATGAAGTAAATGCGCCAAAACCAGATCCGGAGCCGGTCCTATTAGCACTTTCCCAATTAGGATCGTCCCCTGATGAAGCCATCATGGTGGGGGACAATCACCATGATATCCTCGGCGGGAAGAACGCAGGAACTTTGACAGCCGGTGTTGCTTGGACGGCAAAAGGAAGGGAGCATCTGCTTCAATTCGAGCCTGATTTCATTCTGGATGAAATGAGCGATATCCTGAAAGTTGTCGGAGTCAATCCATGA
- a CDS encoding acyltransferase → MRKTVRFPVSGGNSLWHVYKTVPFWKVVKNFVVIQAARYTPFLGMKNWLYRTFLRMKVGDQTSFALMVMLDVMFPEKISVGDNTVIGYNTTILAHEYLIKEYRLGPVEIGKNVMIGANTTILPGVTIGDGAIVSAGTLVHKDVLPGTFVGGNPMRTIYSKEELEQRWVNDPIYGKAKA, encoded by the coding sequence ATGAGAAAGACGGTGCGCTTCCCTGTTTCAGGAGGGAATTCCCTTTGGCATGTTTATAAAACCGTTCCATTCTGGAAGGTTGTCAAAAACTTCGTCGTCATCCAGGCGGCGAGGTATACCCCTTTTCTTGGGATGAAAAATTGGCTGTACCGTACTTTTCTCAGGATGAAGGTGGGAGATCAAACATCCTTTGCCTTGATGGTCATGCTGGATGTCATGTTCCCTGAGAAAATTTCGGTCGGTGATAATACGGTCATCGGATATAATACAACCATTTTGGCGCATGAATACTTAATCAAAGAGTACCGCCTCGGACCAGTTGAAATCGGAAAAAATGTCATGATCGGGGCAAATACTACCATCCTTCCCGGCGTGACAATTGGAGACGGCGCCATCGTATCCGCGGGTACACTCGTACATAAAGACGTCCTCCCGGGGACATTCGTCGGGGGCAACCCGATGCGAACCATCTACAGTAAAGAAGAACTCGAACAACGGTGGGTAAACGACCCCATATACGGAAAAGCTAAAGCCTGA
- a CDS encoding ATP phosphoribosyltransferase regulatory subunit: MSKRFMFEKPLGMRDTFPAIYETKRNIKEKIHHTLETWGYRYIETPTLEFYETVGAASATLDQQLFKLLDQQGHTLVLRPDMTAPIARVAVSKLLKEQIPLRLAYSANVYRAQQNEGGRPAEFEQAGIELIGDPTISADAEAIALMVSVLKNAGLKEFQISVGHIGFVEKLFTQILGTASRAEELGRFLYEKNFVGYRSHVNSLGLSSIDKERLLKFLKMRGTDEILEEAYSLIENDQGKKALKEIEELWKLLEEYGVEKYVKLDLSLVSHMSYYTGILFEVYTGNVGAPIGNGGRYDSLLGKFGRTTAATGFGLRLDYMIEAAGERQMPPTIHCILFSAEHRKKAYELAAQKRTEGENVLVQDISGVSDVDSFTRSFKDVTFLVGAGRKEDDRYE, encoded by the coding sequence ATGTCGAAGCGATTCATGTTTGAAAAGCCTTTGGGGATGAGGGACACTTTCCCCGCCATATATGAAACAAAACGAAATATAAAAGAGAAGATTCATCACACCCTTGAAACTTGGGGATACCGCTATATTGAAACTCCGACACTTGAATTTTACGAAACTGTGGGAGCTGCATCGGCCACCTTAGATCAGCAGCTATTTAAATTGTTGGATCAGCAGGGACATACATTGGTTCTCCGTCCGGATATGACCGCCCCGATTGCGAGGGTTGCCGTATCTAAGCTTTTAAAAGAGCAAATCCCACTGCGTCTTGCGTATTCCGCCAACGTGTACCGGGCCCAGCAAAACGAAGGGGGTCGTCCCGCTGAATTCGAGCAGGCAGGAATTGAGCTGATCGGAGACCCAACCATCAGTGCAGATGCTGAAGCCATTGCCTTGATGGTTTCCGTCCTGAAAAACGCAGGATTAAAGGAATTCCAGATATCCGTTGGGCATATCGGCTTTGTGGAAAAGCTGTTCACTCAAATTCTTGGGACAGCATCCCGCGCTGAAGAACTGGGCCGCTTCCTTTATGAAAAAAACTTTGTCGGCTACAGAAGCCATGTGAATTCCCTTGGATTATCCTCCATCGATAAAGAGCGCCTTTTGAAATTTTTGAAAATGCGCGGAACGGACGAGATCCTTGAGGAAGCATACAGTTTAATAGAAAACGATCAAGGGAAAAAAGCTCTCAAAGAAATTGAAGAGTTATGGAAGCTCCTTGAAGAGTACGGCGTAGAAAAATATGTGAAGCTTGATCTATCATTGGTCAGCCACATGAGCTACTATACCGGCATTTTATTCGAAGTCTACACCGGCAATGTCGGGGCCCCAATCGGCAATGGAGGGCGCTATGACAGCCTCCTTGGAAAATTTGGACGAACTACCGCCGCAACAGGATTCGGACTGCGTCTGGATTATATGATAGAAGCTGCTGGAGAACGCCAAATGCCGCCAACCATCCACTGCATCCTGTTCAGTGCAGAACACAGGAAAAAAGCATATGAACTGGCCGCACAAAAAAGAACAGAAGGGGAAAATGTCCTTGTTCAGGATATATCAGGTGTATCGGATGTCGACTCCTTTACCAGATCTTTTAAGGATGTAACATTCCTCGTTGGTGCTGGACGGAAGGAGGATGACCGTTATGAGTGA